The Ranitomeya variabilis isolate aRanVar5 chromosome 7, aRanVar5.hap1, whole genome shotgun sequence DNA window CACAGGCGTAAGCCGAGTGCACAAACCCCATCCTGCACAGGCGTAAGCCGAGTGCACAAACCCCATCCTGCACAGGCGTAAGCCGAGTGCACAAACCCCATCCTGCACAGGCGTAAGCCGAGTGCACAAACCCCATCCTGCACAGGCGTAAGCCGAGTGCACAAACCCCATCCTGCACAGGCGTAAGCCGAGTGCACAAACCCCATCCTGCACAGGCGTAAGCCGAGTGCACAAACCCCATCCTGCACAGGCGTAAGCCGAGTGCACAAACCCCATCCTGCACAGGCGTAAGCCGAGTGCACAAACCCCATCCTGCACAGGCGTAAGCCGAGTGCACAAACCCCATCCTGCACAGGCGTAAGCCGAGTGCACAAACCCCATCCTGCACAGGCGTAAGCCGAGTGCACAAACCCCATCCTGCACAGGCGTAAGCCGAGTGCACAAACCCCATCCTGCACAGGCGTAAGCCGAGTGCACGTACCCCACCCCGCACAGGTTTAAGCCGAGTGCACGTACCCCACCCCGCACAGGTTTAAGCCGAGTGCACATACCCCACCCGCGCACAGGCGTAAGCCGAGTGCACATACCCCACACAGGCATAAGCTGAGTGAACAACCCCACTCTGCACTGGCATAACACGAGTGCACCTACACTACCACCCACACAGACATAAGCCAAGTGAACAACCCTACTCCGCACAGGCCTGAGCCAAGTGCATGTACCGTACCCCACCCTGCACAGGCCTGGCTGAGTGCACGTATCCCACCCAGCACAGGCCTGATACGAGCGCACCTACACCGAGGCCTGAAACGAGCACCTACACCACAGGCCTGAAACGAGCGCACCTACACCACCCAGCACAGGCCTGAGACTAGCACATCTACACCACCCAGCACAGGCCTGAAACGAGCGCACCTACACCACCCAGCACAGGCCTGAAACGAGCGCACCTACACCACCCAGCACAGGCCTGAGACTAGCACATCTACACCACCCAGCACAGGCCTGAGACGGGCGCACCTACACTACCCCACACATGAGTAACCCAAGTGCACAAACCCCATCCTGCACAGGCGTAAGCCGAGTGCACAAACCCCATCCTGCACAGGCGTAAGCCGAGTGCACAAACCCCATCCTGCACAGGCGTAAGCCGAGTGCACAAACCCCATCCTGCACAGGCGTAAGCCGAGTGCGCAAACCCCATCCTGCACAGGCGTAAGCCGAGTGCACAAACCCCATCCTGCACAGGCGTAAGCCGAGTGCACAAACCCCATCCTGCACAGGCGTAAGCCGAGTGCACAAACCCCATCCTGCACAGGCGTAAGCCGAGTGCACAAACCCCATCCTGCACAGGCGTAAGCCGAGTGCACAAACCCCATCCTGCACAGGCGTAAGCCGAGTGCACAAACCCCATCCTGCACAGGCGTAAGCCGAGTGCACAAACCCCATCCTGCACAGGCGTAAGCCGAGTGCACAAACCCCATCCTGCACAGGCGTAAGCCGAGTGCACAAACCCCATCCTGCACAGGCGTAAGCCGAGTGCACAAACCCCATCCTGCACAGGCGTAAGCCGAGTGCACAAACCCCATCCTGCACAGGCGTAAGCCGAGTGCACAAACCCCACCCTGCACAGGCGTAAGCCGAGTGCACAAACCCCACCCCACACAGGCGTAAGCCGAGTGCACAAACCCCACCCCACACAGGCGTAAGCTGAGTGCACCTACCGCACCCCAAACAGGCGTAAGCCGAGTGCACCTACCGCACCCGAAACAGGCGTAAGCCGAGTGCACGTACCCCACCCAGCAAGGCCTGAGACAGCGCGAAATCCACCCAGCACAGGCCTAGCCGAATGGACATACCTCACCCCGCATAGGCCCGAGCCAAGAGCAAATATCCCACCCCACACAGGCCTAGCCGAGTGCACGAACCCCACCCCGCACAGGTGTAAGTCGAGTGAATGAACCCCACCGCACAGGCCTGAGACAATGCAAAACCCACCCAGCACAGGCCTGGCCGAGTTCACGAACCCCAACCCCACACAGGCCTGAGCCCATTGCATGTACCCCAACCCCGCACAGGCCTGAGCCCTTAAAATTTATACAATAAAGATTTAGAGAACAAATAAAGGTTTATGATGTGTGTTTTTATTACAAGCAGATAGGTGGGGTTCTGAGTCCTGAAACCGTCACGGATCACTCAAAACCACCCCAAGAAGAGTGCAATTTGAGACCGGACTGCAGATTAAGCCTCCTACTGAATGTGTATGCATGCTCAGGCAGAAGCTTTTGAGTTATCAGTGGAGGCATCAGGATCCATTCCTGACCAGGCAACCGACCCCTGTATACCAGCAGAGACCCAGCGTAAAACCTTGTCTCATGCCCAGACCTCACCAGGCAACCgccctctgcacacacacacacacacacacacacacactggcagcCATATGGTACAGATGGAGACCAAGCCACAGGCAAACAAAATTTATTGTGTTTATAAAATAAAATAGAACATAATAAATCCCAGAGCATCCCAAACCCCGAAACCAGGAAGAGTGGAGGGTGCAGGGCCACAACTGATGGGGGCTGCCCCCATGTGGACAGATCTTGCACAAGCCTATTCAGTTCTCATCGGGAGGACAGCGGTCACTTTGTACACGGAAGTGAAACAGGACGATAGAGACAGATGCCCCCGCCAGACGGTGCGAGGCATAAGCTGCAGTGTTCCACTGGGGCAGAGGAGGGGTAATGACAGGGTAGATGAGGGATTGGGGCAGGTGCAGCATCTTCCAGCATTCACTGCACCGCCTGCTCGTTAGCACTTCCGCTTGTTTCCTGCGGCTTCATCACATCGGGGAGTTCAGGAGGACTGGAGAAGGGATCCACCCGCAGAGGTTCAAAGGCTTCTCCTGAAAGACAGAAGGGTCAGCACCAGCCCAAAACCCCACACTGCGCCTCCCACCTCACGCCTCACTCACCCGAGCAGCGGAACGCTAGTCCCACGGTGGCGGGAGCCTGGGGCCGCGCGGTCTGGCTGGTGAAGCCGCAGTCACCCAAGGTCTTATTATCATCTAATAACTGGTCGTCCTAGAAGAGAAGACAGTGAGGAGCCGGCAGGGAAACAAAGAGTGGGGGAGGGGATGACAACACACCTTGTACAGACGCTGCTCCTCCGGGGGTCTCTTCAGGATCCCCTCCACAATTCTCTTCAGCTCATACACGGTCGTGTTCTCCTTTGCGTCAGTGAAAATGGTAGTTTTATTACGGCGGATCATCAAAAACACGtcctggaggaagagaaggaagccaGAGGCCAGTGAGAGCGGGCGAAAGGGGGCCAAGGGCGGGCGGACGGACGAGCGAGCGGGGGGCCATGGGCGGACGGACGAGCGAGCGGGGGGCCATGGGCGGACGGACGAGCGAGCGGGGGGCCATGGGCGGACGGACGAGCGAGCGGGGGGCCATGGGCGGACGGACGAGCGAGCGGGGGGCCAT harbors:
- the ELOB gene encoding elongin-B encodes the protein MDVFLMIRRNKTTIFTDAKENTTVYELKRIVEGILKRPPEEQRLYKDDQLLDDNKTLGDCGFTSQTARPQAPATVGLAFRCSGEAFEPLRVDPFSSPPELPDVMKPQETSGSANEQAVQ